One Dermacentor albipictus isolate Rhodes 1998 colony chromosome 10, USDA_Dalb.pri_finalv2, whole genome shotgun sequence genomic window, TGTATTCGCCCTACTTTTCTGCCATCAAATCTCCAACCCTTTCTTactctctattgcggacatgttcactTTCCCCGTGCTATCCCATAACCCAAGGGCTTGAAGGAGGCCAGAGaagcctaaaccgacagctgggtagatatctttacattctaataaaacatgctccatggttttcctagctttaccacagcaagcacatgcttcttcgttcctatatatcgctttataggtACGCGTTCTAAGGCGCGATCTCGCTTCGGAAAGTAAGgggcttccctttgagttataaattgtttctttcccgatttcgcttttttttttttctagaaaccCATGGCAGGTTTcatttccattgccgccacccatgaaattgactcagcctctctgactttgcgtttgacgttctttgttgccatgttgatTACTAGActggtcgcatacttgctggtaagcttcctagttcctccactgtgagtcaaatcaaatatcgtgcgtcttgaaaaaatacaaagaaaggcagtcaggtttatatttaataaattcgcaagactggactctccctccaaaattatgacagaaaactccatacctactcttgaatcgcgccgaaagctgctaagacttgaattcctttcccttcttctcaacaacaggcttgaaattaaaccatcgacttaTATAACGCCTGCACTAACACGGCAAACAAGACAGCGTCATCCGGATTCACTAACACCCTGTTATGCTCGAACTaacacgtttaaattttctttttttcccagaacagtatcagactggaacgacagtttacagacacagtgtgactaaaatttgtataaatctgtatttgtttgttcttaatttgttcttttgtttgtatACGTTCTATTGCCTCTCTGtttggaccgaaaggtctgcagtatgtactaaataaataaataataaataaataaataatgttctGCCTGTAGAGATACCTGAAATTATCGCAACCCATTTACTTCCACATTTCTCAGTGGTTCTTCAGGATCAACTTTACTTTCAGCTTGactcacttcaaagcttgtccagccTGCACAGCTTCATGTATAGTCTTCCCGTTACcgtccaatgcgaggcgtcccactgacctttggttgtcaTCGAGACCTGATTGTAcccttcaagcaaacaaccgcatttccaaatgtaagttctggaaccattacacctttccacataccctggagTACCTCTTAATTACTTTCCATAGCGCTCCGTGCTTCATTGCGGCCGCATTTCTCGTCGCCTTTGCTATTATTGTTTTGCCCcctctgtttccatatatctattgttTTCGCTTATGCATACACCAAGATATTTTCGCATTGACAGCGCAACATGGCGGCGTTTCTTACGACATGAGAACGCCGAGGCGTCACCGAATTTTGCCATAAAACAAATTGGATGGCTATGGAAACTGTGGAATTTTACGCCGACGATGGGTTCGGCATCCCAGAGGAATTATCCTTTCGGTCTTGATGCGGTTCGCTGATGAGCAACAGTTGATGATTGTGCGCGAAAAGTTGAGAGCGAGTCGCACAAAAGGATGACGACATGTTCCTGCTTTCTCTTTCGAAACCCAGCGCCGGTGCAGTGACTCGGCTTGTTTACGACCGGGCCCGTGTGAATGAGATCACAGACACGGGAAAAGCAAGCGGCCCGCCGCAACCAACGCGAGGCGAGATCGACGGCGCGGCTCGTTCTTTGTCCGCACTCGCGCGCCGTTCCTTCGCGGCCCCGCCTGCGCGCGACCCAAATATCGGTGCACAGTATAACGAGGCCACTCGGTAGGCTACAACGGCAACATCTCTCACCGCCTTGTGGATGAAGATTAAAGTTCAGACCGCGACTTTGCTATAGCAAAGAATACATTTGCTTGGGGGCAGGGTGGCTGCTAAAACCCGTCTCCAGAAATACCTGGCGATGTCCTTGCTTTCTGGTTACGATTACAACGGTGCAAATAAGAACATATGGTAGCGTACGCCACTGGGATGTTTTCTGTGTCATATTCAATTACAGGAACCAAAGATTGAGCACTCAATtcttccccccccctcctatGTAGGCTATGGCTCACCAGAAACTATATTACGGAAATTAAACCTTTTTTACTATATATTCCCATCATTCTAGTGTCTGTCAGCTGGGTCACTGTGTTTGAAATGCCTTTATTCCCTTGTACAGCTGATTCCTTCAGCTTATTGCAATCCTATGAGAAGGTGCCTGCCACAGTGTGGTCTCAAATAAGCCGGCACCAATCAAGCACCCcatgaaaaaataattttgtttgaaacaaattttttttgtgcattaATTGAATTATTGTTAGTTCATGAATGTGTGTACTAAGGAAGCTGGGCAACATTTTAACATTAACAATAACCTTAGGTAATTAGTCTTTGATGTTCTGTGCAACATATCCTTCAAGATATGGCAGCCTCCAAATGAGAGAATGGCAACATTATTATTGGTGCATAACCAAGTGGCAAAGAAAAATAAGCTTTAACAATGTTGACTGAAGACAACACAAAATCATTCAAAGCAATGTCTACTGCAAGCTATGCACTTGTCTATTTTTTTCGTGATCATTAACAACTGTACCGATGCCTGACCCAGTTATTAATGCCAGACCCAGTTCCTCTTTGTGAAATGCCGATGCCTCACCGTAAGTGTAACACAACTGAACACTCCCCCAGTGTATGTGCGGGGACAGTTTACTGAGAAAGCAATGGTCATGATGACCACTGGTGTGGCACTGTGTTTCCGTTTACAGTGAATATAACCTACACAAAGGTGCACACTGTGTCCACCACACAAGTGGAGATAATTGACACGTTTCACTTTTCTACGACATAACTGAAATGCTGCTTAGCATACAGCTGAGACATGCTTCCACTAAAATTAATGCTTTATGAAGAGGCAAACATTCGTCCGAAAGTTCCGCACAATGTAGTTATAATCCGTGAACTGGAAATGAAAAATGCATGTATGAACATTACTTTATTGCATTTCACTTAATTTAGTTGCATTTCCTGATGCATTTAACCTCACACACTACTTGGAAAGAGACAATCTTGCTAACAGAGAAACCTAATGCAATTAAAAATACACCACACAGGACTCAGAGCCTTTGAAAAGCACAGAATACTCAACAAAGAACACACAAGGAACAAGTGATGAGCTGATGCTCGCATATAAGTCAAAGTGGAAAACACTTAAAACACTCTGGTCAGCACTATGTGATATTGGAAATAGCCTACAGGCAGTACTTCCAGTGCAGTTGCTCTGAGCAACAGTTAAATGTGCTGCACATCTGTAGGAACACGTCACACACTTGCCCAAGTTGCTACATTAAAATGTAAAGCTCTCTTAATTTAAAGCCAGAGTTTGAGTTGAAGCATAATTCCTTCTATAACAATGTGCTTTACCCAATGGCACAAATGCATTGAATGTCTTCATGTGCTACCCTGTTATCAACTATGCCtgaaatgcactttttttttacttcattctTTTCTGTGCAAAACACCTCGATTTGCATCGTATTGCTAAAAAAATTGCCTACCATACTCACATTCACCACTTGGTAAAAAATAGAACAAAACACGGGCAGCTCCATGCAAAGAACCAGATTAACACACAAGGTTTTGCTGGCAAAGTGTTCATAGTGTTCTTGTCATGTAACATAAGAATAAGCTTCTAACGTGAAatatctctggttaacctccctgtgtttcctttgcctttctctctctctctctctctaacgtgCAACTCTATGACACTGTCGCTAATATTCTTCTTTTTGCTTGCAAGTCCCGTGTTGTGTGGTGTCTCCTTCCATAATGGAGAATGTAAATAGTCATTGCTTCGTCAATCACAGAATCTGCATTCTTTATAAGGTGCTCAATCTCCTCCGTTGAAGCTTCTTGGCGGATTGCCTGAGGCACAGCATTCACAAGTATGTCCGACATCTTCTGAAGCTCGTTGGCAAGCTCGATGCTGTTCTCACCATATATCTCCCGGATCGCATCAACAGCAGGACTCAGCACTTCACATGCTGATCGAAAGTCGCCAATTGCACAGAAGCATTTTGCCACCATATCCTTGGCTTCCAGAAGTTTTAAATTGTGTTTGTACATCAGCTTCTCCCGTGCCTTCAAGCATTTGTTGAGGCGCTGCAGAGCTTCCAAGTGGTTACCCTTTTCAGCAAGTTGCACACCTTGAACGTAGAGGTCATGCATTCGAAAAGCCTTCTGCTCACGTGCAAGGCACTCTTGAGTGGTGCCACAGTCTAAGCAGGCAGCCTTCCCACTATCATCAGGCATATTCAGTGGCCCATCACAGTATTCGCACTTCAAGGCCTGCAGGCGTTGCTCAGCATCCTCCCCAGCACCACAAGCAGTGCAGTTGCAAGTGAAGAAATACTGCTCCTGCAGTGTCTGGCGCCGTTCTGCAAAGGACATTCTTTGGTAGTGAGGACCATAGCAGTTCAAAACTTCCTCCCCAGCTGCAATATTCCTTACAGCTCTCACCACAAGAGTTGAGCCACAAGGAAAGTTTGAAATAATGTTGGGGTTGCAAGCATGGTTCATAAGGCTTGCACTTGGGTAGATGGCTGTGGCTATACGAACTTGCTCAGTTGTGACCACAACGTCATCCTCCTGCATTGTTCTTGACTCCAGTGATGTGATGGCATGGGCATTGCACACAAGCTGCTGAATGTGGCGTAGCAAGAGACCTCCTGCAAATGTTTTCAAAGCTGCCACACTGGGCTCCATTATGGGCAGGCCAGGGTGGTTACTTGACCCATTTCTTCCAGTGAGGCTCAGTGCTGAAGCCTTTGAAGTCACTTCATCGAGGCTAAAAAACTGGACCTGATCCAGCAGCATGTAGAGTAATGCTGCTGTCAGGGAGTATTGCAgcatgtcatcagcatacatcttGTCATCATGTGTAACCAGCTCATATACAGCATTATAGTTAAATTCATTGATTTCATCATCCCCCGCAGAGAGAGCTTGAGAAAACCGGACAAGGTTGGCTAGGCCTGTTACAAAAAGAATCCTGACAGCCAAATGTGCAATTCCTACAGAGTACAAAAGGTTCAGATTACCACACTCCAAGTCATGGTACCGACTCCAGGACTCCTTTGCACAGCTGAAAGAACAGTACCGCACCTGGTTGCACTGTGAGCACGGAACAGCGTTTTGGAGCCTTTTGTGGCAGTGATGACAGTGGGTTTTTGTGTGGCCTGGCAGCAGAACCGAAGCATACGGCTTTTCGACGAAAACTGCATCACCAGTCCGTAGCTCTCGGTTGGCCACCACGAAGCGTCCTTTCTCTGTACTGTACAGAATGTCCACGGCATTGGTGCAGTTCGGTACAGAATCGTGAACGCCGCGGACTACACTGGGTACCTGTGATTCGTCGTCGGGGTCATCTTCGTCACTTGGAACAGGTGGTGTCTTGTTACCGCTACACGCTTGTTTGAACATATCGATTTCCTTCGCCTGCTGTGCGTGTTTTCGGCTGTCCAGACCCGCGCGCCGCAGCGCCTTAGTGGCCAAGTCAAAATTTTCCAGCGCTTCTCTGGGCTTTCCGAGGCGCAGGTAGCACTGACCCTTCCGCAGATACAACTTGTAGCGCAGGTGGTTGGGATAACCGAGCTCGAATGCGTAGCGGACGTCGCACAAGGAGCGTTTGTACTTGCCTGCGTGAAAGTATGCGGCGGACCGATTTGCAAATCCTAGCGACATCTCTTCAGCGTGTCCTTCAGCGTCTGGAGTATCCGGAAAAGGAGCCGAGAGGATGCTCTGCGTGTAAAACTCGGCTGCTTTCGCATACTGCTTGCGGTTGAAGCAGATGTTTCCCTCGCTCCGCAGTTCAGAGGCCTTCTCCCAGAACTTGCGGTGCTTCGACGAGCAGAGAACTGTCAACCAGTGCTTGATGCGCGGATGGGCCACTTCGTGGCGGAGGCAGAACCTGACTCGCTCTTCATTTGTTTCAAGCGCGCTAAAGACGGCAAAACCATTTCCCTGACGTACGCGTTCCGTGGTGCTGTCGAGAACGTCTTGCCAGGTTTCGATCTTGGACATTGTGGCCGGCTGCTCCCAGACGCTGACCTAAGCGAGTGAACGGAGAACAATACTCATAGTCCGCGAACAGCACTTGCGAGATGCCTGACCAAGCAGGCAGACGGGTCAGCCTTGTGAAACAGACTCGCCACACACTCGCGAACGTCTCTCACAAATATCCGCGGCAGGAGCGCAAGACTGTTAGCGACTCGCACCTGCGCACGTGATTTCTGCGTTAAACGTCGTCCGTTGTTTTGGTCGCAACAATTTTCGTGCGCCCTGTGAGTGCTCGAATCGAGTGCGGCCTTCAAATCGCCGACGGAACGGCCAGCGCAACAGGTTTGACTCGCCACGCTCGCCACACGACACGCGAACACCAACAGTGGATGACTTCCGCGTTTTGGATTGGCTG contains:
- the LOC135920269 gene encoding SET and MYND domain-containing protein 4-like: MSKIETWQDVLDSTTERVRQGNGFAVFSALETNEERVRFCLRHEVAHPRIKHWLTVLCSSKHRKFWEKASELRSEGNICFNRKQYAKAAEFYTQSILSAPFPDTPDAEGHAEEMSLGFANRSAAYFHAGKYKRSLCDVRYAFELGYPNHLRYKLYLRKGQCYLRLGKPREALENFDLATKALRRAGLDSRKHAQQAKEIDMFKQACSGNKTPPVPSDEDDPDDESQVPSVVRGVHDSVPNCTNAVDILYSTEKGRFVVANRELRTGDAVFVEKPYASVLLPGHTKTHCHHCHKRLQNAVPCSQCNQVRYCSFSCAKESWSRYHDLECGNLNLLYSVGIAHLAVRILFVTGLANLVRFSQALSAGDDEINEFNYNAVYELVTHDDKMYADDMLQYSLTAALLYMLLDQVQFFSLDEVTSKASALSLTGRNGSSNHPGLPIMEPSVAALKTFAGGLLLRHIQQLVCNAHAITSLESRTMQEDDVVVTTEQVRIATAIYPSASLMNHACNPNIISNFPCGSTLVVRAVRNIAAGEEVLNCYGPHYQRMSFAERRQTLQEQYFFTCNCTACGAGEDAEQRLQALKCEYCDGPLNMPDDSGKAACLDCGTTQECLAREQKAFRMHDLYVQGVQLAEKGNHLEALQRLNKCLKAREKLMYKHNLKLLEAKDMVAKCFCAIGDFRSACEVLSPAVDAIREIYGENSIELANELQKMSDILVNAVPQAIRQEASTEEIEHLIKNADSVIDEAMTIYILHYGRRHHTTRDLQAKRRILATVS